The proteins below are encoded in one region of Acidithiobacillus ferrooxidans ATCC 23270:
- a CDS encoding restriction endonuclease subunit S: MAMDHPQALPSLDVWTSALLSKSTAGRGSNGKLEAYGIKKLRELILELAVRGKLVPQDPKDEPASALLKRIQAEKARLIAEGKIKKDKPLPQISEEEKPYALPLCWEWVRLPEIYLSISPSGSKLLSSAIKDAGTFPVVDQGQRYIAGYTDDAALLINLPGPVIVFGDHTTERKYIDFDFVAGADGVKILRPILQDEHFFFRQLQGYRLEERGYARHFKVLNDNLYALPPIEEQHRIVAKVDELMALGDQLEQQQTDSLAAHQTLVETLLGTLTRVGSQQEFSAAWTRIASHFDTLFTTEASIDQLKQTILQLAVMGKLVPQDPNDEPASVLLGKIAKEKTRLFSAGEIRKQKSLFEIGEGEKPHPLPRSWEWARFGDISYQITDGAHHTPTYVNEGIPFLSVKDMSAGRLDFSDTRFISREQHEELIKRCFPQRGDLLLTKVGTTGIPILVDTDEEFSIFVSVALIKFPLNHIHGRYLSLLVSSPLVKRQSEEGTEGIGNKNLVLRKIAAFVLAIPPLAEQHRIVAKVDELMALCDALKVRLADAQTTQLHLADAIVERAVC; the protein is encoded by the coding sequence ATGGCGATGGATCACCCGCAGGCGCTGCCCAGCCTCGATGTCTGGACCTCGGCGCTGCTCAGCAAATCCACCGCCGGGCGCGGCAGCAACGGCAAGCTGGAGGCCTATGGCATCAAGAAATTGCGCGAGCTGATTCTGGAATTGGCGGTGCGGGGGAAGTTGGTGCCGCAAGACCCGAAGGACGAACCGGCGAGTGCGTTACTCAAACGCATACAGGCTGAAAAAGCTAGATTGATTGCGGAGGGCAAGATTAAGAAAGACAAGCCGCTACCGCAGATTAGCGAGGAAGAGAAACCTTATGCTTTGCCTCTGTGTTGGGAATGGGTGCGGCTTCCAGAAATTTATTTATCGATTTCACCAAGCGGAAGCAAGTTGCTCTCCTCTGCGATAAAGGATGCTGGAACTTTTCCGGTTGTCGATCAAGGTCAGCGTTATATCGCAGGTTATACCGATGACGCTGCATTATTGATTAACCTGCCAGGCCCAGTAATTGTGTTTGGAGATCACACAACAGAGAGAAAATACATTGATTTCGACTTCGTCGCGGGAGCTGATGGAGTAAAAATTCTCAGGCCGATTTTGCAAGATGAGCATTTTTTCTTTCGCCAGCTACAAGGTTACCGCCTTGAAGAACGAGGCTACGCAAGACACTTCAAAGTATTAAACGACAATCTGTATGCATTGCCTCCAATCGAAGAACAACACCGCATCGTCGCCAAAGTCGATGAACTCATGGCCTTGGGCGACCAACTGGAGCAACAGCAAACCGACAGCCTCGCAGCACACCAAACCCTGGTCGAAACTCTGCTCGGCACGCTCACCCGCGTCGGGTCACAACAGGAATTCAGCGCAGCCTGGACGCGCATCGCCAGCCACTTCGACACCCTGTTCACCACCGAAGCCAGCATCGACCAACTCAAACAAACCATCCTCCAACTCGCCGTCATGGGCAAACTCGTCCCCCAAGACCCCAACGACGAACCGGCGAGTGTGTTGTTGGGAAAAATCGCGAAAGAAAAAACGCGGTTGTTCAGCGCCGGTGAAATACGGAAGCAAAAATCGCTGTTTGAGATTGGTGAAGGGGAAAAACCGCATCCGTTGCCCAGATCGTGGGAATGGGCAAGATTTGGGGATATTTCATATCAAATAACTGATGGTGCTCACCATACGCCGACATATGTAAACGAAGGCATACCATTTCTGTCAGTGAAAGACATGAGCGCCGGCAGGCTCGACTTTTCTGATACTCGCTTCATATCAAGAGAACAGCACGAGGAGCTGATCAAGCGCTGTTTCCCGCAAAGGGGTGATCTGCTTCTTACCAAGGTGGGTACGACCGGCATACCCATCCTTGTTGATACAGATGAGGAATTTAGTATTTTTGTGAGCGTCGCATTAATTAAGTTTCCGCTGAACCATATACATGGACGCTACTTGTCATTGTTAGTTAGTTCGCCATTGGTCAAACGGCAGTCGGAAGAAGGTACAGAGGGAATCGGTAACAAGAATTTGGTGTTGAGGAAGATCGCAGCGTTCGTCTTGGCAATTCCGCCGCTCGCCGAGCAACACCGCATCGTCGCCAAAGTTGATGAACTCATGGCCCTGTGCGATGCCCTCAAGGTGCGCCTCGCCGATGCCCAAACTACCCAACTCCACCTCGCCGACGCCATCGTCGAGCGGGCCGTCTGCTGA
- a CDS encoding SIR2 family NAD-dependent protein deacylase → MPKLPNSTSPTPSSSGPSAEWQDMTPALHKIWCDEDEHYRYEHFADFNEWLHSEDGQAARVEYGVDVLPQPSKALFAGDRSSYDEAFQAFRKERRHEALGESWFQEQLGDDHWFQRNVDHFIQLVDLMDAGAVVPFVGAGISASAGFSSWKDHLRHQGKTAHIPSNRIEALLAGGDYETVLEEIEAIRGREVFINEIRDEFSRNLTIPDVVWRIAEMFTDTVITTNYDRLLEQSFETGEAGGVQVINGLNALEQPDPKKITVIKLHGDIREPKRCILSKNQYDEAYGNGSLNMHKSIPKLLAYHYKNSSLLFLGCSLSNDRTVQVFRKIREGMGEEEAKQHFSIEQAPESLEEIAQRNAELAKLGITPIWFEKGRYELVESILSLAKNELRHRGIAPQRLPVEEPPIKLDMDLSHFLGDFIDLMPLLHWLHRAVPQTATRQYLSAMQRVFHGHSFATRQADENLRMALDNLLRVLSNSVEFDGYAHGKLSVAFRCLQQYLKSIGEDNHLDDDFEWNIYELLTIPELQLETIVANKVDGSFDYHAIRLISALLQHGQKQRMSPKSFCELPSAVNHEFGDYISLALSASLGVSVPDRLDQIYTGDIQSLCEDAWNNLGKPIDLRFFDRVKWLFAQILQ, encoded by the coding sequence ATGCCCAAACTACCCAACTCCACCTCGCCGACGCCATCGTCGAGCGGGCCGTCTGCTGAGTGGCAAGACATGACGCCGGCGCTGCATAAAATCTGGTGTGACGAAGACGAGCATTACCGCTACGAGCACTTTGCCGATTTCAACGAGTGGCTGCATAGCGAGGACGGGCAGGCTGCCCGGGTTGAATATGGCGTCGATGTCTTGCCCCAGCCCAGCAAGGCGCTTTTCGCGGGTGACAGAAGCAGTTATGACGAAGCGTTTCAGGCGTTTCGCAAAGAACGCCGCCACGAAGCGCTGGGCGAATCCTGGTTTCAAGAGCAGCTTGGTGATGATCACTGGTTCCAGCGCAATGTGGATCACTTCATTCAGCTTGTCGATCTCATGGATGCCGGGGCGGTGGTGCCGTTTGTCGGGGCGGGCATCTCGGCATCAGCCGGTTTCTCAAGCTGGAAAGATCATCTGCGGCACCAGGGTAAAACAGCGCATATCCCTTCGAACCGTATTGAAGCGCTATTAGCCGGCGGCGACTACGAAACCGTTCTGGAAGAGATTGAGGCCATCCGTGGCCGCGAGGTGTTCATCAACGAAATTCGCGATGAGTTCTCCCGTAACCTCACCATCCCCGATGTGGTCTGGCGCATCGCCGAAATGTTCACCGATACGGTCATTACGACCAATTACGATCGTCTGCTGGAGCAGTCTTTTGAAACCGGCGAGGCAGGCGGGGTTCAGGTGATCAATGGCCTGAATGCACTGGAGCAGCCCGATCCGAAGAAGATCACAGTCATCAAGCTGCACGGCGATATTCGCGAGCCGAAGCGTTGCATCCTCAGCAAGAACCAATACGACGAAGCCTACGGCAACGGCAGCCTGAATATGCACAAGTCCATACCCAAGCTGCTCGCCTACCACTACAAGAACAGCAGCCTGCTCTTTCTGGGCTGTAGCCTGAGCAATGACAGGACGGTTCAGGTGTTCAGGAAGATCAGGGAAGGCATGGGCGAAGAGGAGGCCAAACAGCACTTCTCCATCGAGCAAGCCCCCGAAAGTCTGGAAGAGATTGCGCAGCGCAACGCGGAACTGGCCAAGCTGGGCATCACCCCGATCTGGTTTGAAAAAGGGCGTTATGAGTTAGTCGAAAGCATACTCAGCCTCGCCAAGAACGAGCTGCGACACCGGGGCATCGCGCCTCAGCGGCTTCCCGTTGAAGAGCCGCCAATCAAACTGGATATGGACCTGAGCCATTTCCTCGGCGACTTCATCGACCTGATGCCATTACTGCACTGGTTGCACCGGGCTGTTCCTCAGACCGCAACGCGCCAATATCTTTCTGCCATGCAGCGCGTGTTTCATGGGCATTCTTTCGCCACCCGGCAAGCGGACGAGAATCTGCGGATGGCGCTGGATAATCTGCTTCGTGTTTTGTCGAATTCGGTAGAGTTTGACGGCTATGCCCATGGAAAACTTTCAGTGGCCTTCAGGTGCCTGCAGCAATACCTGAAGTCCATAGGCGAAGATAATCATCTGGACGATGATTTTGAGTGGAACATTTACGAACTGTTGACCATTCCCGAGTTGCAGCTTGAAACGATCGTGGCGAATAAAGTCGATGGGAGCTTTGATTATCATGCGATACGTTTGATTTCTGCCCTGTTGCAACACGGGCAGAAGCAGCGCATGTCGCCAAAATCATTTTGTGAATTGCCGAGTGCGGTAAACCATGAGTTTGGCGACTACATATCACTGGCGCTCTCCGCAAGTCTGGGCGTCAGCGTCCCTGATCGCCTTGATCAAATCTATACGGGTGATATTCAAAGCTTATGCGAAGACGCCTGGAATAACTTGGGTAAGCCAATTGATCTCAGGTTTTTTGATCGAGTGAAATGGCTGTTTGCACAAATTCTTCAGTAG
- the fdhD gene encoding formate dehydrogenase accessory sulfurtransferase FdhD, with protein sequence MRTDAGGNGIVWSPARRMDGAHGSVKCEEAILEEMAVSLILNGKPYAVMMITPDHLEDFFMGFLYGEGVIRSVADIITWESVCIPEGSTLYLQVSAEAEARAARKRRLVIGGSACGLCGTPNFEHLVPFAPIPIDHDVCAEPALVHDLLHEMRAHQRLNRHTGTAHAAVLAATNGMTLVREDIGRHNAVDKTIGAALRQGWPPSGNILLGVSSRLTFEIALKALSFQVPIVAAISGVSSLAIRIAQTHNLTLVGYARDQRLTIYAHGERFRGNAATIHDLLCENG encoded by the coding sequence ATGCGCACAGATGCAGGCGGCAACGGAATAGTTTGGTCTCCGGCCAGGCGCATGGACGGCGCGCACGGTTCAGTGAAATGCGAAGAAGCCATCCTGGAGGAAATGGCGGTTTCGTTGATCCTCAATGGCAAGCCCTATGCGGTGATGATGATCACCCCCGATCATCTGGAAGATTTCTTTATGGGGTTCCTTTACGGTGAGGGGGTGATCCGGTCGGTCGCCGATATCATCACCTGGGAGTCTGTCTGTATTCCGGAAGGGTCGACCCTCTACCTGCAGGTTTCGGCGGAGGCCGAAGCCAGAGCCGCCCGAAAAAGGCGTCTGGTAATCGGCGGCAGCGCCTGCGGTCTCTGCGGCACCCCGAACTTCGAGCACCTCGTCCCTTTCGCACCCATACCCATAGACCACGATGTCTGTGCGGAACCCGCACTGGTGCATGATCTGCTTCATGAGATGCGCGCTCATCAGCGATTGAACCGGCATACCGGAACCGCACACGCCGCCGTCCTGGCCGCCACCAACGGCATGACCCTGGTGCGGGAAGACATCGGCCGCCACAATGCCGTTGACAAGACCATCGGCGCGGCGCTCCGGCAGGGATGGCCGCCTTCCGGAAATATCCTGCTGGGCGTGTCTTCGCGGCTGACTTTTGAGATTGCCCTCAAGGCCTTGAGCTTTCAGGTTCCCATCGTAGCGGCGATCTCCGGAGTCAGCAGTCTGGCGATCCGGATTGCACAGACCCACAATCTTACCCTTGTCGGTTACGCGCGGGATCAGCGCCTGACCATCTACGCCCACGGCGAACGCTTTCGCGGGAATGCTGCAACAATCCACGACCTGCTCTGTGAAAACGGGTAG
- a CDS encoding FdhF/YdeP family oxidoreductase: MSSFKITHYQQPAGGWGSLRASLRSLRQEHALTDGAALLLKMNQAEGFDCPGCAWGDPEAHSSFEFCENGVKAVAAEATGKRVTADFFAAHTLSWLAEQTDYFLEEQGRLTEPMAYDPQSDRYVPVSWDTAFARIAAQLNALASPDEAIFYTSGRTSNEAAFLYQLFVREFGTNNLPDCSNMCHEPTSLAMPESIGVGKAMVTLDDFELTDTILMFGHNPGTCAPRMLATLSEASKRGARILVFNPLHERGLERFLHPQHPVEMLTNHATPIASHYYQPRSGGDYAIAMGIARTILESGNPDQAFIEEHTQGFDGFRDLVMNTPWTQIEEQSGLSRHDLEEIGRIYDQGQAAIFTWGMGITQQKHAVATIQMFLNVLLLKGNIGKPGAGPSPIRGHSNVQGDRTMGIYEKPSPEFLQRLGAEFHFAPPRQHGYDTVASIEAMEDGRAKFFFGLGGNFANATPDTARAHAALRRCAMTVHVTTKLNRSHIVHGEQSLILPCLGRTEIDIQKTGPQGVTVEDTFCMVHISQGMNEPASPSLLSECAIVARLARATLPLSPTPWLQLMGDYDLIRDRIARVVPGFEHFNERVHKPRGFHLDLPPRSRVWPTASGKANFLAKALSTIADDHFVPQTSEKLFTLMTIRSHDQYNTTIYGYEDRYRGVSGLRNVCFMHPEDIRDMGFQANDWVDITSHWTDGERVARDFLLVAFDIPKGMLAGYYPELNVLVPLSSYADRARTPTSKSIPVTLARTKGGEHHVA, translated from the coding sequence ATGTCTTCGTTCAAGATCACCCATTACCAACAACCGGCGGGAGGTTGGGGATCCCTGCGTGCCTCGCTGCGCAGCTTGCGTCAGGAACACGCGCTGACGGACGGTGCCGCCCTGCTCCTCAAAATGAATCAGGCGGAAGGTTTTGATTGTCCGGGTTGCGCCTGGGGAGATCCCGAGGCGCATTCCAGTTTCGAGTTCTGTGAGAATGGGGTCAAGGCCGTCGCCGCCGAAGCTACCGGCAAACGGGTGACCGCGGATTTTTTTGCAGCGCACACCCTGTCCTGGCTGGCGGAGCAAACGGACTATTTTCTGGAAGAGCAGGGGCGTCTGACCGAGCCCATGGCTTACGATCCGCAGAGTGACCGCTACGTACCCGTCAGCTGGGATACCGCCTTTGCGCGGATCGCCGCGCAACTCAATGCCCTGGCATCCCCCGACGAGGCCATATTTTACACGTCTGGGCGTACCTCCAATGAAGCCGCATTTTTATATCAGCTCTTTGTGCGGGAATTCGGTACCAATAATCTCCCCGACTGTTCCAACATGTGTCATGAGCCAACCAGCCTGGCCATGCCCGAATCCATCGGGGTAGGTAAGGCCATGGTAACCCTGGATGATTTTGAACTGACCGATACCATCCTGATGTTCGGTCATAATCCTGGGACCTGTGCCCCACGTATGTTGGCGACGCTGAGCGAGGCATCCAAAAGGGGTGCGCGTATCCTGGTCTTCAACCCCTTGCATGAACGCGGACTGGAGCGATTCCTGCATCCCCAACATCCGGTGGAGATGCTCACCAATCACGCCACCCCCATCGCCAGCCACTACTACCAGCCCCGGAGCGGTGGCGATTACGCCATTGCCATGGGGATTGCCCGCACCATCCTGGAGTCCGGGAACCCCGATCAGGCGTTTATCGAGGAGCATACCCAGGGGTTTGACGGTTTCCGCGATCTGGTCATGAACACGCCTTGGACACAGATCGAGGAACAGAGCGGCCTCAGCCGCCACGATCTGGAGGAGATCGGGCGCATCTATGATCAGGGACAGGCCGCCATATTTACGTGGGGAATGGGCATTACCCAGCAAAAGCACGCGGTGGCCACCATCCAGATGTTCCTGAACGTGCTGCTGCTCAAGGGTAATATCGGCAAACCTGGCGCCGGGCCCTCGCCGATTCGCGGTCACAGCAATGTGCAGGGTGACCGGACCATGGGGATATATGAGAAACCTTCCCCGGAGTTTCTGCAACGCCTCGGGGCGGAGTTCCATTTTGCGCCGCCGCGGCAGCATGGCTACGATACGGTAGCCAGCATCGAAGCGATGGAGGATGGGCGAGCCAAGTTCTTTTTCGGGCTGGGTGGCAATTTTGCCAACGCCACACCCGACACGGCGCGCGCCCACGCAGCGCTCCGGCGCTGCGCGATGACGGTACATGTGACCACCAAACTCAACCGGTCCCACATCGTCCACGGCGAACAGTCCTTGATTTTACCCTGCCTGGGACGCACGGAGATCGACATCCAAAAAACTGGCCCCCAAGGCGTGACGGTGGAGGACACCTTCTGCATGGTGCACATCTCCCAGGGGATGAACGAGCCGGCCTCCCCTTCCCTGCTGTCGGAATGTGCCATCGTGGCGCGTCTGGCGCGGGCGACCCTGCCGCTCAGCCCCACCCCGTGGCTGCAACTCATGGGGGACTATGACCTCATTCGCGACCGCATTGCGCGCGTGGTGCCGGGTTTCGAGCATTTCAACGAACGGGTCCATAAACCACGGGGTTTTCATCTGGATCTGCCACCCCGTTCACGGGTATGGCCCACTGCCAGCGGCAAGGCCAATTTTCTGGCCAAGGCGCTGTCCACCATCGCCGACGACCATTTTGTGCCGCAGACCTCCGAAAAGCTCTTCACCCTGATGACGATTCGCAGCCACGATCAGTACAACACCACGATTTATGGTTACGAGGACCGTTATCGCGGCGTATCCGGCCTGCGCAACGTGTGTTTCATGCATCCGGAGGATATTCGGGACATGGGTTTTCAGGCCAATGACTGGGTGGACATCACCTCGCACTGGACAGACGGTGAACGTGTGGCTCGAGACTTCCTGCTGGTTGCGTTCGATATTCCCAAAGGGATGCTCGCGGGTTATTACCCGGAATTGAACGTATTGGTGCCCTTGTCCAGCTACGCTGATCGCGCCCGCACGCCGACGTCCAAATCGATCCCGGTGACCCTGGCGCGGACAAAGGGAGGCGAACACCATGTCGCCTGA
- a CDS encoding sigma-54-dependent Fis family transcriptional regulator: protein MDNDYITHAWDRCTGQYRLDVNGAPELQRLDAGNLGRLLEEQHLFVEIGSAEMTRLIKQTLRFSEDAMLPSPDCTLLLLDAGGVALHAVGTELESGRDARYSGMDAGFIWREEYVGVTGPSLCLHDMKPRMVHREEHLFRNFVEMACCAMPIWAPSGALLGVIDSTYSRSGYAKSAYVSVMPLLAQLARRIEMKYFARNYQDHVILSVNRLNDYTDHDDEALFAINENGVIVAAEFALTKGTIGDAKGGLVGANLRDVFDVSLDKMLDDHHRAEKSHSRTLLRNTGRHDGLRVFSLPDKVSFTAVVNGILRNTPHSRDEASVQVHDSLLALSGDDAVVSENIRRIHKVLNKNISILLLGETGTGKDTLARAIHRASDRRDKPFVAINCAAIPESLIESELFGYEPGSFTGASRVGKQGKVMAANGGTLFLDEIGDMPAALQGRLLRVLEEREVTPLGTTKASPVDIRVISATNKSINDLVQQGGFRTDLLYRINDVVLSLPPLRERSDKIRLVETICQQECGVSEMEISAEVWNIFLGYSWPGNIRELRSVIRTALALSDGNAIRCEDLPERLVTGERAGGRVTTAPATTPPWSDSDALERNRILAELERHHWRVIDTAKFLKVSRNTLYRKMRLYGIMDADA from the coding sequence ATGGATAATGACTATATAACCCATGCCTGGGATCGTTGCACCGGACAATATCGGTTGGACGTGAATGGTGCCCCGGAACTGCAAAGACTGGATGCGGGCAACCTCGGGCGACTGCTCGAGGAACAGCATCTTTTTGTAGAGATCGGATCTGCGGAAATGACGCGTCTGATTAAACAGACGTTGCGATTTTCCGAGGATGCCATGCTGCCGTCACCAGATTGTACATTGCTGTTGCTGGATGCCGGCGGTGTTGCTCTGCACGCTGTCGGAACGGAACTCGAGAGCGGACGTGATGCCCGCTATTCGGGTATGGACGCCGGATTCATATGGCGGGAAGAGTATGTCGGGGTGACCGGACCGAGCCTTTGTCTGCATGACATGAAGCCCCGCATGGTCCACCGGGAGGAGCATTTATTTAGGAACTTTGTGGAGATGGCGTGCTGCGCGATGCCTATTTGGGCGCCATCTGGCGCACTGCTGGGGGTGATCGATTCAACCTATTCCCGCAGCGGTTATGCGAAGTCGGCATATGTCTCGGTCATGCCGCTGCTGGCGCAACTGGCACGGCGGATCGAAATGAAATATTTCGCCCGGAATTATCAGGACCATGTCATTCTGTCGGTGAACAGGCTGAACGACTATACCGACCATGATGATGAAGCATTGTTTGCAATTAACGAGAATGGCGTCATTGTTGCGGCGGAATTCGCGCTGACGAAAGGCACTATCGGTGATGCCAAGGGCGGTCTTGTTGGTGCGAACTTGCGGGATGTGTTCGACGTTTCGCTGGACAAGATGCTGGACGATCACCATCGTGCCGAAAAGTCGCACTCCAGAACCCTGCTCCGGAATACCGGAAGGCATGATGGTCTGCGGGTATTTTCGCTGCCGGACAAAGTGTCGTTCACGGCTGTCGTGAACGGTATTCTCCGGAATACACCGCATTCCAGGGACGAAGCTTCGGTTCAGGTGCATGATTCCCTGTTGGCGTTGTCGGGCGATGACGCGGTGGTATCGGAGAATATTCGTCGTATCCATAAAGTATTGAACAAAAACATCAGTATTCTGCTACTGGGCGAAACCGGCACTGGCAAAGATACCCTTGCGCGCGCCATACACCGCGCCAGCGATAGAAGAGATAAACCTTTTGTTGCGATCAATTGTGCAGCCATACCCGAATCGCTCATCGAGAGCGAGCTATTCGGGTATGAGCCCGGCTCCTTTACCGGGGCGAGTCGCGTGGGCAAGCAGGGTAAGGTGATGGCCGCCAATGGTGGCACGCTGTTCCTCGATGAAATCGGAGACATGCCCGCCGCGCTTCAGGGGCGTCTGCTGCGAGTTCTCGAAGAACGGGAGGTTACCCCCCTTGGTACCACCAAAGCCAGCCCCGTAGATATTCGGGTGATCAGTGCAACCAATAAGTCGATCAATGATCTGGTGCAGCAGGGAGGCTTTCGGACTGACCTGCTTTATCGGATTAATGATGTCGTGCTAAGCCTGCCGCCACTGCGGGAACGGAGCGATAAAATCCGGCTCGTGGAAACCATTTGTCAACAGGAATGTGGCGTATCTGAAATGGAGATATCAGCGGAAGTATGGAATATTTTTCTGGGTTATTCCTGGCCTGGTAATATCCGCGAACTTCGTAGTGTGATTCGTACTGCCCTGGCGCTGAGTGATGGTAATGCCATCCGCTGCGAAGACCTGCCGGAACGGCTGGTGACCGGCGAAAGGGCCGGTGGCCGCGTAACAACGGCACCGGCGACCACACCACCATGGAGCGATAGCGACGCGCTGGAGCGGAACAGAATCCTCGCGGAGTTGGAGCGTCACCACTGGCGGGTGATCGATACCGCGAAATTCCTCAAGGTCAGTCGTAATACTTTGTACCGTAAAATGCGCCTGTATGGCATTATGGACGCTGACGCATAA
- the gfa gene encoding S-(hydroxymethyl)glutathione synthase → MPSSVTIHPSVDHGVTAGSSHFHGGTLHCHCTHNPVLVEVKSQLAHNHACGCTKCWKPKGAKFSVVGVVPRDSVTVLENGDKLHVVDPSAVIQRHACKGCGVHLFGRIENKDHAFYGLDFVHSELSPEKGWAAPEFAAFVSSIIEGGLAAPSEMAGIRARLTELGLAPYDCLSPPLMDALATHAARQKGVLKEA, encoded by the coding sequence ATGCCAAGCTCGGTTACCATTCATCCGTCCGTGGATCATGGGGTCACAGCGGGATCGTCCCATTTTCATGGGGGTACCTTACATTGCCATTGCACCCATAACCCGGTGCTGGTGGAGGTGAAGTCGCAACTGGCCCACAATCATGCGTGTGGTTGCACCAAATGCTGGAAGCCCAAAGGCGCCAAGTTTTCGGTGGTTGGGGTCGTGCCCAGGGATTCGGTCACGGTGCTCGAGAACGGCGATAAACTCCATGTGGTCGATCCGAGTGCGGTGATTCAGCGCCACGCGTGCAAGGGGTGCGGCGTTCACCTGTTTGGCCGCATTGAAAATAAAGACCACGCGTTTTATGGTCTGGACTTCGTTCACTCCGAACTGTCGCCGGAGAAGGGTTGGGCGGCCCCCGAATTCGCGGCCTTCGTCTCGTCGATCATTGAAGGCGGTTTGGCTGCCCCGTCGGAAATGGCGGGAATCCGCGCGCGGCTGACGGAACTGGGGCTGGCGCCCTATGACTGCCTCTCGCCACCGCTGATGGATGCGTTGGCGACCCACGCCGCAAGGCAAAAAGGCGTTCTCAAGGAAGCCTGA
- a CDS encoding S-(hydroxymethyl)glutathione dehydrogenase/class III alcohol dehydrogenase, whose amino-acid sequence MDVRAAVAFEAGKPLVIETVQLDGPKEGEVLVELKATGICHTDHFTLSGADPEGLFPCILGHEGAGIVVDVGPGVKSVKKGDHVIPLYTPECRECEYCLSRKTNLCQKIRTTQGKGLMPDGTTRFSFKGKPLFHYMGCSTFANYTVMPEIALAKIREDAPFDTTCYIGCGVTTGIGAVVFTAKVEPGANVVVFGLGGIGLNVIQGAKLVGANMIIGVDINPAREAIARKFGMTHFVNPKEVEGDLVSHLVELTHGGADYSFECIGNVKVMRQALECCHKGWGVSCIIGVAGAGQEISTRPFQLVTGRRWIGSAFGGARGRTDVPKIVDWYMEKKINIDDLITHRLKLEDINEGFHLLETGQSIRSVVVY is encoded by the coding sequence ATGGATGTTCGCGCAGCAGTCGCCTTTGAGGCGGGTAAACCACTGGTCATCGAAACCGTGCAACTGGACGGTCCCAAGGAGGGGGAGGTACTGGTGGAGCTCAAGGCCACCGGCATCTGCCACACCGACCATTTTACCCTTTCCGGTGCAGATCCCGAGGGCCTGTTCCCGTGTATTCTCGGCCATGAAGGCGCCGGGATCGTCGTTGACGTTGGCCCGGGTGTGAAGAGTGTCAAAAAGGGCGACCACGTCATTCCCTTGTATACTCCGGAATGTCGCGAATGCGAGTATTGTCTTTCGCGCAAGACCAATCTCTGTCAGAAGATTCGGACGACCCAGGGGAAGGGACTGATGCCCGACGGGACGACGCGCTTTTCGTTCAAAGGCAAGCCGTTGTTCCATTACATGGGTTGTTCGACCTTCGCCAATTATACCGTGATGCCCGAAATCGCCTTGGCCAAAATTCGGGAGGACGCCCCCTTTGACACCACCTGCTATATCGGCTGCGGGGTAACCACGGGCATTGGTGCCGTGGTGTTTACGGCGAAGGTGGAACCGGGTGCCAATGTGGTGGTTTTTGGACTGGGCGGCATCGGCCTGAATGTGATTCAGGGCGCCAAACTGGTGGGCGCCAACATGATCATCGGGGTGGACATCAACCCGGCCCGGGAGGCCATAGCCCGGAAGTTCGGCATGACGCATTTCGTCAATCCGAAGGAGGTGGAAGGCGACCTCGTATCCCATCTGGTCGAACTGACTCATGGTGGTGCGGATTACAGCTTCGAGTGCATCGGTAATGTAAAAGTCATGCGTCAGGCCCTGGAGTGCTGTCATAAAGGCTGGGGTGTTTCCTGCATCATCGGTGTTGCCGGCGCCGGCCAAGAGATATCGACCCGCCCCTTCCAGTTGGTTACCGGACGGCGGTGGATCGGCAGTGCGTTCGGCGGCGCCCGCGGGCGTACCGACGTTCCGAAAATAGTCGACTGGTACATGGAGAAGAAGATCAATATCGACGACCTGATCACTCACCGCCTCAAGCTGGAAGATATCAACGAAGGGTTCCATCTTCTGGAAACGGGGCAATCCATTCGCAGTGTGGTGGTGTATTGA